Proteins encoded in a region of the Diospyros lotus cultivar Yz01 chromosome 9, ASM1463336v1, whole genome shotgun sequence genome:
- the LOC127809537 gene encoding pectinesterase-like isoform X3 has protein sequence MDTLVSTIFLAFLGIHVLILPFDGVHCATKSSICNQTPYPEVCNSFLDAHTLGTVDETAFRVRESALGATLNQAQLAHSLVKEMDLSSFDQRAKSAWADCLELYEDMISLMDQSIGSTDPASSQTWLSAAITNHQTCQNGFNDFNLSSLLQSFPTMSGDFSKLLSNSLAINKVVAASSTAQVSDKQIRGRRLLGDGFPAWVSAGDRNLLQSTGSAVKADLVVAKDGSGNYRTITEAVAAAAKRSGSSRFVIHVKAGVYSENVEIKKSMKNLMFIGDGIDATVVTGNRNVQDGSTTFQSATFAVSGDGFIARDMTFQNTAGPQKHQAVALRSGSDLSVFYSCSFKGYQDTLYVYSQRQFYRNCDVYGTVDFIFGNAATVFQNCNIYVRKPMSNQKNTVTAQSRTDPNQNTGIIVHNSIVTAASDLTPVVASFQSYLGRPWQQYSRTVFMKCSLGSLIDPAGWLPWSGNFALSTLYYGEYMNTGAGASTSGRVRWAGYHVITSAAEASKFTVGNFLAGNSWIPATGVPFTAGL, from the exons ATGGATACGTTAGTTAGTACCATTTTCTTAGCCTTTCTGGGCATTCATGTTTTGATATTGCCATTTGACGGGGTGCATTGCGCCACCAAATCATCAATATGCAACCAAACACCGTACCCAGAGGTCTGCAACTCTTTTCTCGATGCTCATACTCTAGGAACCGTTGATGAAACCGCGTTTAGGGTTCGAGAATCAGCCCTTGGGGCAACCTTAAACCAAGCACAGCTAGCTCACAGCCTTGTCAAAGAGATGGACTTGAGCTCGTTCGACCAGCGAGCCAAGTCGGCTTGGGCTGATTGCTTGGAGCTCTATGAGGACATGATTAGCCTCATGGACCAATCCATCGGCTCCACCGATCCAGCCAGCTCCCAGACGTGGCTCAGCGCGGCTATAACCAACCACCAAACATGCCAAAATGGGTTCAATGATTTCAACTTGTCTTCTCTTTTACAATCCTTCCCTACCATGTCGGGCGACTTCTCAAAGCTCCTCAGCAATTCACTGGCCATAAACAAGGTGGTTGCGGCTTCATCCACCGCGCAAGTTTCCGATAAACAGATTCGGGGCCGGCGGCTGTTGGGTGACGGCTTCCCGGCATGGGTTTCAGCTGGCGACAGGAATCTGCTCCAGTCGACTGGTTCGGCTGTGAAAGCAGACTTGGTGGTGGCTAAAGATGGCTCGGGCAATTACAGGACCATCACCGAGGCCGTGGCGGCGGCGGCTAAGCGAAGTGGGTCTAGCCGATTTGTTATACACGTGAAAGCGGGCGTGTATAGTGAGAATGTTGAGATTAAGAAGTCGATGAAGAATTTGATGTTCATCGGAGATGGGATCGATGCCACTGTTGTCACCGGAAATAGGAACGTTCAAGATGGCTCCACCACTTTCCAATCAGCAACTTTTG CTGTATCCGGCGACGGCTTCATCGCTCGCGACATGACATTCCAGAACACTGCCGGCCCTCAAAAGCACCAGGCGGTGGCGCTCCGCTCCGGCTCAGACCTCTCCGTTTTCTACAGCTGCAGCTTCAAGGGCTACCAAGACACCCTCTACGTATACTCTCAGCGCCAATTCTACCGCAACTGCGATGTCTACGGCACCGTCGACTTCATCTTCGGCAACGCCGCCACCGTTTTCCAAAACTGCAACATCTACGTAAGAAAACCGATGAGCAACCAGAAGAACACTGTCACGGCTCAGTCGAGAACCGACCCAAACCAGAACACCGGGATCATTGTCCATAACTCCATCGTCACCGCTGCGTCGGACTTGACTCCCGTCGTGGCTTCGTTCCAGAGCTAtctgggtcggccatggcagcagtaTTCAAGAACAGTTTTCATGAAGTGTTCTCTTGGCAGCTTGATTGATCCGGCGGGTTGGCTCCCGTGGAGTGGAAACTTCGCTTTGAGTACGTTATATTATGGCGAGTATATGAACACCGGCGCCGGGGCAAGTACTTCTGGCAGGGTGCGGTGGGCTGGGTACCATGTTATAACAAGCGCGGCGGAGGCGTCAAAGTTCACGGTCGGGAATTTTCTGGCCGGGAATTCGTGGATTCCGGCGACGGGAGTGCCGTTCACGGCTGGCCTGTGA